DNA sequence from the Amycolatopsis sp. Hca4 genome:
TACGAAGTGACGATGCCGGTCCGGTAGCACGTCCGGTCACCGCAGCGGGCCGACCACCGGCCGACGCCGGCGGCCGGGCCCGCTCGGGCGCCGCCGAACCGGATAGGTTCGGCGGCATGCTCACCACGCTCGCCGTCGCGAACTACCGCTCACTGCGTGACCTGGTCCTCCCGCTGTCCGGGCTGACCGTCGTCACCGGGCCGAACGGCAGCGGCAAATCGAGCCTGTACCGGGCGCTGCGGCTGCTGGCGGACGCCTCCCGCAACGGTGCCGTGGCGGCACTGGCGCGGGAGGGCGGCCTGCCCTCGACGCTGTGGGCCGGCCCGGAGAACGGCGTCCGGCGGGGCACCACGCGGGTACAGGGCAAAGTGCACACGAAGGCCGTCGGGCTCCGGCTCGGCTTCGCGGGCGACGAGTTCGGCTACGCGCTCGACCTCGGGCTGCCGGTGCCGGGCGCGACGCTGTTCAACCTCGACCCGGAGTTCAAGCGGGAAGCGGTGTGGTCGGGGCCGGTCCTGCGGCCGTCGGCGTTGCTGGCGGACCGGGCGGGCCCGTCGGTGCGCACCCGCGTGGCCTCCGGGTCGTGGGGCGACGAGCGGTTCAAGATCCGGCTGACCGACAGCATGTTGAGCGAGTTCGCCGATCCACGGGCCTGCCCGGAACTGCTGGTGCTGCGCGAACGCATCCGGTCGTGGCGGTTCTACGACCACTTCCGCACCGACATCGACGCCCCGGCCCGCCAGTCCCGCATCGGCACCCGCACCCCGGTGCTGGCCCACGACGGCGCCGACCTGGCGGCGGCGCTGCAGACGATCATCGAGGTGGGCCGGGCCGCGGAGCTGGCGGAAGTGGTCGACGCGGCCTTCCCGGACTCGACGGTGGAGGTGCGGCGCTCCGAGGACGGCCTGCTGTCGGTCGAGTTCCGCCAGCACGGCCTGCTGCGGCCGCTCTCGGCGGCGGAGCTCTCGGACGGG
Encoded proteins:
- a CDS encoding AAA family ATPase, with the translated sequence MLTTLAVANYRSLRDLVLPLSGLTVVTGPNGSGKSSLYRALRLLADASRNGAVAALAREGGLPSTLWAGPENGVRRGTTRVQGKVHTKAVGLRLGFAGDEFGYALDLGLPVPGATLFNLDPEFKREAVWSGPVLRPSALLADRAGPSVRTRVASGSWGDERFKIRLTDSMLSEFADPRACPELLVLRERIRSWRFYDHFRTDIDAPARQSRIGTRTPVLAHDGADLAAALQTIIEVGRAAELAEVVDAAFPDSTVEVRRSEDGLLSVEFRQHGLLRPLSAAELSDGTLRFLLWVAALLTPRPPELLVLNEPETSLHPDLLPALASLIATAAKETQLVVVSHAQPLIRALAAVTDVGTVELEKEYGETKVTGQGRLDRPSWHWPSR